The Aedes aegypti strain LVP_AGWG chromosome 3, AaegL5.0 Primary Assembly, whole genome shotgun sequence genome contains a region encoding:
- the LOC5570059 gene encoding vacuolar protein sorting-associated protein 33A — translation MFNHLTGGRANVQLLQEAAVRELVEILDRCEGTKAIVWDESLGGPVGLVARYTFLKEHHVTKMYALRPEPWTDIDVKNIIFITRPNQTLMDYIANNIHEEERKKKISRKEYYLYFVPKKSFLCEKRLQVKGVLGSLAHIGEFKCDFFPFDNDLLSMELKDAYRDLYLDRDTSCLHQSACALMALQKLYGRIPKVYGIGSCAQRVWELTKTMMSEEQAVPNIDKGVVDQMIILDRSTDLMSVLATQLTYEGLIDEIFGINNTTVNLPSEKFNSGEGFSMEKNTEKSQFILNSKEQLYAELRDKHFNAVGAVLSRLAKSIRLRANENHGEKSIQELKKFVESLPHIKANEQSLATHTKIAELVKDVISSDSFLDELGCEQEFMMCSDVDKPNPFIEDLIAKQAPLRNVLRLMCMQSIAGSGLKPKVLDYYKRELVQVYGLQVLLTIGNLEKAGLLKSQTGTRTYAVLRKTLNLTAEHPEEVSPKDITYVHSVYAPLSIRIVEQHLKPNGWQILTEILPGPTFEDYQPTTALTSRRGSFTSEISQSDIPRVIVVFFIGGCTFAEISALRFLTQQDENNVEFLVCTTKLINKNSFLDAFIEKY, via the exons ATGTTCAATCATTTAACTGGTGGGCGAGCAAACGTGCAACTACTGCAGGAAGCTGCAGTACGCGAACTCGTTGAAATTCTAGATCGCTGCGAAGGAACTAAG GCCATCGTTTGGGATGAATCTCTGGGTGGACCGGTGGGACTGGTGGCCCGGTACACCTTTCTCAAGGAACATCATGTTACGAAGATGTACGCTCTCCGGCCGGAACCTTGGACCGATATTGATGTCAAGAACATCATCTTCATCACTAGACCTAATCAAACGCTGATGGATTATATTGCAAATAACATCCATGAGGAGGAGCGCAAAAAGAAAA TATCACGGAAGGAATACTACCTGTACTTTGTTCCCAAGAAATCGTTCCTATGTGAAAAGCGACTCCAAGTGAAGGGCGTTCTGGGGAGCCTGGCGCACATCGGGGAGTTTAAATGTGACTTTTTCCCATTCGATAACGATCTGCTGTCGATGGAGCTTAAGGACGCCTACAG GGACTTGTATCTGGATCGCGATACTTCCTGTTTGCATCAATCTGCCTGCGCCCTCATGGCGTTGCAAAAGCTTTACGGTCGCATTCCCAAGGTCTATGGCATTGGCAGTTGTGCCCAACGTGTGTGGGAGCTCACCAAAACTATGATGAGCGAAGAGCAGGCCGTACCCAATATCGACAAAGGGGTAGTCGATCAAATGATCATCCTCGATCGCTCAACTGACCTGATGAGTGTCCTCGCGACACAACTCACCTACGAAGGTCTGATCGACGAAATATTCGGCATCAACAACACAACGGTTAATCTTCCGTCCGAAAAGTTCAATTCCGGAGAAGGATTCTCCATGGAAAAGAACACCGAGAAAAGCCAGTTCATATTGAACTCCAAGGAACAGCTTTATGCAGAGCTTCGGGATAAGCACTTTAATGCCGTGGGAGCTGTGCTTTCACGACTGGCCAAATCGATCCGCTTGAGAGCGAACGAAAATCACGGAGAGAAATCCATTCAAgagttgaagaaattcgtaGAAAGCTTACCGCACATCAAAGCGAACGAGCAATCTCTAGCCACCCATACAAAAATTGCGGAACTAGTTAAGGACGTCATTTCGTCGGATAGCTTCCTAGATGAACTCGGATGCGAGCAAGAATTTATGATGTGCTCTGACGTGGACAAACCGAATCCTTTCATTGAAGATCTTATAGCAAAGCAAGCCCCCCTACGAAATGTCCTTCGTCTCATGTGCATGCAATCCATAGCAGGTTCCGGCTTAAAGCCCAAAGTACTGGACTATTACAAGCGAGAGCTCGTACAAGTGTACGGCCTGCAAGTTCTACTTACAATCGGAAACCTTGAGAAAGCTGGCTTGCTAAAATCACAAACAGGAACCAGAACATACGCCGTTCTCCGGAAAACACTGAACCTCACCGCCGAACATCCCGAGGAAGTGTCCCCAAAGGACATCACGTACGTCCACAGCGTTTATGCTCCGCTATCCATACGTATCGTTGAGCAACATCTGAAGCCGAACGGTTGGCAAATCCTGACCGAAATCCTCCCGGGGCCAACTTTCGAAGACTACCAACCGACAACAGCGCTCACCAGTCGGCGAGGATCGTTCACGTCGGAGATTTCCCAGTCGGACATTCCCCGGGTCATTGTGGTGTTCTTCATCGGTGGATGCACGTTTGCCGAGATTTCCGCGCTGCGTTTTCTCACGCAGCAGGACGAGAACAATGTGGAATTTCTCGTGTGCACCACGAAGCTGATCAATAAGAATAGTTTCTTGGATGCATTTATCGAAAAGTACTGA